The genomic DNA TGGGAAACTGGAAAAAGCACTTGGAGAGAGGCAACCCAatcgtctctccttcggcaCTGTTCGCGAATCCCGTATTTCTCAATGCGTATCACGGCGAGACGTGTGGTAACAGGCTTTGCGGTGAAAACGGACGCCCAGTCTCACTCTACTTACACCTGGGATGATGCGCACGCAGCTCTCTAGTTTCATGCTCACAagcgtctttgtctctgtaTCACTCTTTATTAAATCTGGATTTGCGTCAGAGGCTGTGCTCGTTCCGTGGGCACTGACGCCACGCAAGCGTGGGAGTTCTTTTCCCTGCAATTTTCTGGGGTCGGTAAACTACGTGCTTGCCTTAAGCAGGTTCATTCTTGAGATCTTCTTTTCAGAGCACGTGAAGCAAACATATCCAGATCTGCGACGCCCGAAAACTGGCGTCCCTTGGCATTTAGCCGCTAAATTACAGCTATCCAAGACATATTTATCTCTCGCGTGTTTGGTCCAATGCCGCGTTATACTACGTAGATCACATGGCTGCTGGTAATTTGAGGTCATACTAACGGTGATAAGGGAAGTTTTGCCGTCTCCTTGACGCTCACCTCCGAGGCTTGGCGTGCTGAGGCAGTGAGTGACGGTCTGTCACTCTGTATTCGTGATTCGGGCTAGCAAGGCTACGAGCgaacagacgagagaaatgCCTTTCCTGTGAGAACCCCCCGCCCCAGGCGGCTCTCTTGCGCGTCTCGGTTTTCGGGTAGCTTCTGGCTTGGCAGTACGTGCACCACGAACCTTCtcaggggaagagagaaaaggttCGCCGTCCTTAGCATTTCTGGTAGGGCCCAGAGATGAGCAAAAGGATGGAGACGTCCGGCGAGTCTTCCCccttcggcgccttctcgcgaggCAAAGCGGTAGGATGGGGGTTtcgggaaaaggcggaggGCCCGGAACGAGAAGTCAGAGAACAGTCCCCTGCCGCGTTGCCTCCTGTTCCGCGTGGATGCGGAGAACACAGAGAATCTCCGCTTTTGTCGCAGCTGAACAAGAGTGACGGCCGTTCCACGCTCTGCCTCTATCCACAGGCTACCTTCCTACCAAAATATGTAGGTTTCACGTGGGGacctcttttcctctgtctttcgaATGCACACtttccagagaaaaagatggTAGTGACGGAAGTGGGATCTTCTAGACGTGAGAGTTTCCTTcgcacagaagaggaaaggaagtcGACTCTCCTGTGGAAGCACAGGTGCGGCTTcccgcggcgagagaagcgagcacTTTCCATGTTTGAGACCAAGAACGCGACTCTCCTGCATCCACCGAGAAAGCGCTTTTTTACATGCGCTGGCAGGGTTCTTTCTCAAGCTTTTTACTTTTTGTGCAAGAGAACTTCCCTGGCGGCAACCGCCGAAACTAGTTTGTGAAGACGTCAGCCGGTCTGTAGAAACAAGGACTGAAGCTGGACTCCCTGTTACACATAAAAAGAGATTCCTTGCTTTCTACAAACTACCTTGTTCTGGGGGTAGATACGAGTTGGACTCCTAAGATCTCGAAAGTCCTTGTCCACTGGATCCAAGCTCTGTTGTGCTTTTCACGACCATGGCAAGTTCTGGGCGAGGCAGCCCGCTCTCTTGGAAGACTGTGGCCCCAGCAACTTGGAGCCTTCCCGACTTCATTCGATTTGTGTTATACAGGATTCCGTATCACTTGTCTACTCCGAAGATCCACTTGTAATGTGATACAGGATGGGCGCCTGTGGCGGGTTGCTTGCGCTGCTGATAGTGTTACACTGTGGAAAAGCTCGGTTTGGGCGACTGGGAAATTCGGAACGCACGCAGGGACGAGAGGGGGCGAAAGAAACAAGGAACACACGCTTCTTCACCggcaagaaagaaaacagatcAAACCGCAGTATGCTTTTGCCTCCCCCTCTCACCCCCACTTTCACTTTGTGAAGATATAATTCCATTTGTCTGGATAGACTTACAAGTCTCAATTCCTCGTGCAATCAAAATATATCCAGGTGTACAAGGGGCACCGCTGTGCGCGGGAGAATGACACAGATTTAAAGAGCTCACATTGCTGGTGGTGATCTCGATAAAGAGACAACAGACACATGGACGTACATGCATCAGTACAGCagcatgtatgtatatatataggaagATAGATAAACCCGACTCGCATTCTAGAGTGTGTGTAAAAATAGAGATCACACTATATATAGTTGGCGCGCGAGTTGCGGCCTTTTTAGGTATCGCGTCCCCTTTCCTTTTGCAGCGTCGATCATTCCTTGGTCTTTCCCGCCGTCCTTTGTTTGGAGAAAAGCTGGAGGGAACACGTAAGCAAGGAAAAGGAACTTGAAACcccggcgagagaaacgggagaaagaagtAGTGGTTCTCCACGGAGACCGAGGTCTCGCGTGCAGAGAGCCGCGCAGATCCTCTCTGCTCCCAGACTGCCGCGCGCACAGACGCGCTGCAGTTGAATACGCCGAATCTCTCGCTTCAGTTCAGACAAATCTAGTCCTATCGCCGTTCGTCGCTGGTGGTCTGCTCTACACGCCACCGtacgagagcgacgcaaaATCAAATACCGATTTACAGAGATGCAGAAAGACATATACGTGTCGGTGATtacacacaaaaaagagcCGAGCACGCAAGAGTGACGACCTGCAACTGCGATGTGTACATGCCTCTTCGCCGATGTGACTCCCGAGAAGGACCGCTTTCCCCGACGCCTGATGCACACAACTGTATCAACGCATGTAAGCATGCGTGTACGCAAAAAGGAATATACGATTACGATCTAACACGTGCAAACAAACACAGACACGGACACATGTAGCGCGTCGCTGAGAGAGAGGTTGCCTTTCTAAAgtggaagaaggagaaaagacacgcGTGActgttcttctcgttccttaCCTGGGAAACGTCTCtagcaagaagaggaaacagcgtGCTTGACGCAGCCCCGCACGTGcccgcgagggcgacggcgacaccACTCCACCTGCAccacgagagggagaagcaggcgacCAAAACGgcagcaaaggagagaaagatggggaaaaagaaaaagacgagaagcacGTGGAGAGGAGCACCAGACGAGACAGATTTCCGAAGACGCGTTCCTTCATTTGTTTCaccctctgtttttttcctgcctctctgcgcttctttGTTCACCCGTAGTGAGCGACGATGAGAGGCGTCAGGGTGCCTTGCAGAATCGATCCAATGCTGCCGCTGCCATTGACGAGGCCTGGAAGgcaaaagcagagacgagaaggacgaaaaagGGGCCAAATCGACAGGTAAGAGACGAATACaggcgggaaaaggagagagaagagcaacGAAAGGACACGGGACGACATGGACGacacgaaacgaaaaagagcgagaagtcAGGTagccgaagagagagagcgcgccaCGAGGTTTTTCGAGAGACGGTAGAGAGGctgagagcggagacggacgaggcgCACGAGGCGCGAGCCCCGATTCTTTTCTgctgagcagagagagaacgtcTCGGCTGTAAAACCTTACACGAGGCTGTGGCGACCAGTTGCTGCTTGTCTTGCTCCCGCggctcgtttccttcttcatgGTCCTTTTTCGTCCGCTTTGCCTCTTCAGCGCAGACATCGGCAGCAGCCATTCCGCCTAAAACGCTATCTGGACCCGCGACGCAGGagccgaggagaaacagcaacACCCgcagctgtacagacagttGACTCGGGGTGTTGGGATCCCGCTCGGCGAGAAGCAGCGCGCAGCATGCTGCCAGCAAACACAGCGGGGTGATGACCACGAATCGACGGCCCGAGCAAAGACGATCGGAGAGGACGCtgagaaagcagaaagagaagaaaaggcaacaCAAAtggaggagaggcggaagaggagggaaggcgagaaagagcgaggggggaaagagaaaaagacgagaaagagtggagaaagagaagagagcggggagacgagggatggaacaggcaggcgaggcagcggcagatgaaagacagaggagagacaggagagaagaaagagacaggtcgaggagacagaggactGCAAACTTTTTCTCGCAGAACAAAGACAGAGATCTCACCCGACAAGCACAGCTCCCGCGACGCCGCCGGCTTCGAAGAGAATCGATCCCCAAGCTGCGACAAGACACCGGCCAGCCAGGAGAAACAAAAgtgcgaaggaagaaaacaggggactccgcgaaggaaagaagagaggcacagaAGATGAGAGGCCAGGGAAAGGAgcagggaaaacagagggacACACAAAGAGGAACGAAAAGATCCGACGATTCCGAGGGCGATGAGCAGGAGGAAAACATAGACGGGGGAAGGACTGACTGGAGAGACGTGCGAGTCCAAACGAGCCCCCAAACGGGCggcaaagaaaacgagagactgACTTGCttgcagcggagagaggagaaggtgCGTTTGGAGGAACAGCGGCAGCCAGTTGATCAGAAGGTACCGCACGAGCTTCATGCAAAAGTATGCGCCACACAGTTCGCCGACACCGCGGACTTTTGCTGCGGTCCAGAGCAGCTggccagcagagacagcgggagcTTCTTTTggttcgctttcttttctcgaaATGGTCCCCGCGTCGCTGCACGTCCCCAGCTTCGTTCCGCTCTCTCTATCTTCAAcctgtctctcggcctctccgcgcCGTTTCCGCATCTCGCCTGCTGTTCTCGACTCGCTtcctgctgcatgcagttcggCGCGGGCCGCCTTGGGCCCCACTGGGCGTTcgccgttctccttctcttcttctcgctcggctTCGAGCTCCGCGAAGCGGGCGGCGGGGTTCtcgatgaggaagaagaagagcatCCCCCCCGAGAGAAGCACGCAGAGGCCAGGCAccaagaagacgaggcgccacggcgcgcgcggctcgGGGAGCGGCAGCAGAAGcaacgaagacgaagacaggagCTCTGCCGCGACGTACGACGCAGCCATGCTGCCCGCTTGCTGACAAGTCGACCACACccctgcggagagaaggacaaacGGGAGACGGGAGCGCCACTCGAGGGACAGCACGTCCAGCGGAAAGGGGAAGGCCCAGAGAGGGGCGGCATGGGACTACTGTGGGGGATAATctggggaggagagaagacacaggagCGTTGTTCCACAccgcaaaagagaaacacgacgAGGCAGGGGAGACGTGCGAGGAACAGCCGCGAGCCAAGAAACTGCGAAGCCTCAGTGTGTTTTCGGAGAGTTTTCTGCCCGCGATTTGGACCTTCTCCGTCGAGGACTGTCCACTTTTTTTTTGGCTCTTTGCTTgagcgcgcagagagaaagcacgcGACGTTTTTAGGAACAACCCTTGCAGACCCGCAAGACCGGGGCAccaccccactggactgttgaagacagctaaaagttGACCTATGGGCTGCCCTGAGATTCGTTATTCTAACCCCGCTGGACTGCTTAATACAGCTGAATGTTGACCTATGGGCTGCCCTTAGTTTCGTTATTCTAACCCCAGTGGTCTgcttaagacagctaaaagcTGACCTATGGGCTGCCCTTAGTTTTGTTCTAaccccactggactgcttaagacagctaaaagcCAGAGGCGTTTCGGCTCACCGaaagcgccgccgcctccgcgggGCAGGCGACTCAGCCACTGCCGCAGgatggagacgaggaaggggaagacgagcgcCTGAGCCGCGCCGTTCACGGCCCAGGCGAGCAGGAGCGCGGGGAGGCGCaggagcggcggcggggcgaaggcgacaaagaggcaggagaaactggagagcGCGTacgcgaggaggaagaaggttcTGAGAGTGTGGGCGAATCGAGCAGCCACGGGCGCAGCGAGCAGAAGCTGCGTGAAAGCGTACGTTGAAAGGAAGGCGGTGTCGATACAGCCCATGTCTGCGGTCGAGAGGCGCAACTCGCGCTGCAGCGTGGCccgcgccgaggcgaagggTTTGCGAGTCAGGTACAGCGCACTGTAGCAGAAGAAAGTCAGGATGAACTGCTGGAGATGGAGCCGAGAAagccgcgaagaggaagacgggcgagaggacgacgcaaacagagaggcggtcCGACACCACGtcgaagcgaaggacgaagagagagaagagcgagagagagaagagggaggagagagagaagggaacggagcACGAATCGTGTGGTTGGGGGAGGCGACCAGCGGTGCTTTCTCACTGTCGGAgtctgtgtttcctttcgAAGAGACTCCCGTCTGAgtggcgaaaagagaagaaatcgacgaaggcgaagctcTCGAGGAGCCGAGCGTTGCGACGGTCGAGACGGAGGCATCGCACTGAGACGCAAGCGAGGAGAGCTGCTTGTTGCCTTTCCCTCCGAGCTgaacagggaaagaaaggacagaCCAAAACTtgcttgcttcttcttcttgcgAGTCGCCACCTTcgttctgctttctcttcgcgtgtCGCGCGGCCTTCTTTCCAATGAGACCTTCGGCGGGCGCTCCCTCGccgtccgtctccttccggcCCCGCTCCGCGCCTCGACCTTCCTCTGTTGTCCCTTCTGCTGCCAGCAGAGGGCTCCCGCACGACTTGCGATTCTCTCTTCTTAGGCCTTCTCCCTGCCTCGTCTCGGGAGACACGCGCTGTTCAACCTCTTCCGGGGattcctttcttccgcgggCGGCGtgttccttcgcttccttctctcgcggaggCGAGGTGCGACGCGGGCGTCCGGCCGGCGTCTTTGGCGCGGCCTTCCGCACTGGATGGACACGCTCTGTTTGTACACCTGAAGCAGGAGGCAGAGCTTTTCTTCCGCCccgcgccggagacggagaaggttctcgaggagacgctgctgCCGCAGCCTGCGCTCGTGTCTGTACCAtcgtcgaggcgagaagaagagaaggaagaagagaaggaagaagcgaaagaaggacggaggcgaagaacgaagaagaagagaggaagagaaagaagcagggaagaaagggtGTACAGAAACGGTGCGCGAGGCCAAGTGAGAATAAACAGCAAAGGACACAGAAAGGTTCCTTCCGGATAtgttctcgtttcttctgtcaCGTTACCTTTACTTCTCCGTTAAATTGAAGAGAACGGAACATGTCccgcggtgtacatacaccctgGACCCCCCGTTTGTGGACGTGCGAtgcctctctcgtgtcttctgcgtcgccgtcgagtgtacatacgcctgaggaaagagggaaaggaatTTTCTGGTGTATGGAGGCGGCCTTGTGATAGCCCGGACACTGAAACACGACGAAGTTCGatcctctcttcgttttttggTGTGTTCGCACAAGGGACGATTTTTCGCGAAGcgtcgcgcgagagagagccgctagttggcgagagcgaagcaacAGCTCCAACGTGTAAGGTGTGCACGCAGTctgctgctttctctcgctctcgaccAAGCTCCAAAGACCGAGGTACGCCACCCTTTATGCACGGAGCAATAATGCATTGAATTTCCTCTatgcaaaagagagagatagagaaaaCCAACTCTCGCCTGCCGCCCTCCCCCGGAGCCGATTTCGAGGTGACTTCGCTGGCTGTTGTCCTCTTTTCGggtcttttctcgccagAAACTGGagcctcggcttctccttTAAAATAGAGACAGtggaacggaagaaagagagattcCGGTCGCCGAGGAGTTTATTTCAAAGTTCCGAAAGCTCGTAGTCCCGCAGTTTAGAACAGCAGAGGGTGTGGTGTGCCTCGTGCCGTTCGCCCCTGCACAGCGACCGCTCTTCACGCGTGCTTCGCTGATTCGCAGCTGGTCGGCAGGTTTCCGGCAACAGAACCTGACTTCTCTATTTTCCACGGGtctgaagaaggagaagactcTGAAGGAAGCGCAAATGGAggggaacagagaggaatATCCTCTCCTCACAACTGTActgctctctgcttttcgcACGTGCCTTCTCGAGCGACAAGAGGGCTGAAAAAGCGGCACAGGAAACGCCCATTTGTCTTCTCCCCTATCTAGATCTTGCGCGCCatgtccctttctttcttaCGCGATCGAATGAGTCGAGGGGTGGAGACGCCGTGTGCCGAAACGCGTTcgtgtctgtttccttttctacCTTTTTTTTCCTGGCGCTACGCAAGGCTGGCCTCCAAACCTCGCTCGAAGAGCGAGAGCTCTGTTCTCTCAATGGGTACCTTCTCCTGATCTAGCACTAAACGCTCGGCCCGCCTCACAAAACTCCCTTGCTGCTCTCCGGTgatgccttcctctctgttcatCCGTAGCTGACGCCTACACATCTGCCTGCTTTCcaccgttctctcctcgtcctttcctctttgtctcccctctgtctctctttgcctttccgtccttctctctctttcgctccgcctgtccttcctctttgcctttccggccttctctgtctttctctccgcttgtcttttttcttccgtttcgttcTTTATCTCTCTGTGACCCGGCGTTAGTTTTCTGACAATGGCGGCTCAGCAGTGTGAAGACGGTGAGAGGAGGGCGGGGAGgcgtggagacagaaaaggcaaagatGAGCGTCtaggagaggaaacagctGATGCCCTACCGCCTCAGGCCCGTAGCGCTACTACTCGTAGGGAAGGtatttctccctcttctttctcctcttcttcccagcCTTCTCGTGAACCGCACCACGCGGCAAGagcctcttcgcttctctcttcagacGAAAACCACGAcgcacctgtctctccctccacaCACAtgtctcctcctttttcctctccttctccttctgtttctctttctccttcttcttcttcttctctttcatcttcttcttcttcttcttcttcttcttcttcttctctttcttcttcttcttctcctcctgtttcttcctctcctcgttcgtctTGTCCTGgcgctcgtcctctccgttctgctTCTCAGCCCACGGGGTTTtgtctgtcgcgtttccacgCGGGATTTTTGTGGGGCAGAGCGCGAGTCGGCAACATCTGGATCCTCTACCGGAGTGCTCGGCCCGACGGCCTCGTGCTCGTCTTGGGGCCGCACTGGCAGTTCGCCGTCATCATGCTCGGTTTGAAGGCGGTaggcgcagaaaaacaagcccagacgaaaaagacagaaaaggcgacaggaCACGCCGCGCGCGATCCCTGGGCACTCGTCCACCCTGTctcagagaagagaggcgcgggagacaaCCTGgcaggcgtctccctccgcgcTGGAAACAAGgcgacatgcatgcaccttGGTGGTGTTTTCGCGTTCGTCCCCACAACCAATCCGTTCATGGAACTCAAAAGCACTCTCACGTATTGTGTTTATGAAGCGTGATTCGCCTAGCCACCACGATCCGGTTGTTTGGGATCAACTCCCCCTGACTCCAGACGTCCtttgcgctgtctcctgtgctCAGGCAATCTGttgcgcgttcctcttcgtcgctggcAGGAACGTGATCACCTCCAGtcgcgtcctcttcgccggcGGTGCGCTCCTCTGTTCACTgagttttctcttcttcatcttgACCGTCCTGAAAGACCCTGGAATCCCGCGCATGAAGTCTCCTGTCCCCGCAGCGGTAgaacgggaggcgaggagacaggtcGGCAAACGCCAAGACCTCGAGCTCCGGCACCttgcagaggagagagaaagcagagaagcggaagaaggaagagatttggaagcgaagcgaaagacgGCGGTCTCTGCTCCGGCTCGCCCTgggtctccctctctcccttctccctcgctccttccgtcctcttctttttctcctctctgtgtgcagtCTGCTGACGCTTCGagtcctctcccttcctcgcctcacAGTGGCGTCGCCGCTGTTCCTCAGATGGCCGTTtgcgagacgagagcgacggctgcaaaagaggaaaaccaCCTCCGCACGCTTTCTCGCAGTTCCTGTCCTcagtcttctccttctccgtcttcgctctgtgcacgtctccctgtccttcCTGGTGAGAATGTGTTTCCTGCTCACAGATTTCCCGCGCTGGGGGACCTGGAAAGTTGCTGGGGCGACCAAATGTCTCCGGCGCAAcccggtgtatgtacacctcccGTGGAAGTTCTCGACGGcaaccagagagagggaagagaggcagaggccGAGATGGGGGAGCCAGGGAGAGTCTTTCCGCGACTGTTTTCCACGGACCCAGTAACACTTGCCTCGCCCCAACACGAACgtggtgtacagacactgcgTCTTGGCGCGAATGAGAAGGTGTTTCAGGAGCGAATCGCTCTTTCCCAGACGGAATCGTCAAGttgggaggagacaggggaaaatgacgaggaaggagaggaagaggaagaggattTCGAGCGGCACTCAGGATCGAGCAGGGACGCAAAGTACGCTCGGTTGGCATTGAAGAAGCCGCGGTGGGctgtgagagagagacagagacggttTCCCGCTCGTTTTCGACAGTTGCAGAATCGGGGGAGTTACGTGTCGTTTGACCGAAGCGAAGACAACTCCCCGacgagcagcagctgcgaTTCCCGTtcccgctcctcttcttcgtccgtgGAGGCGCTCGAGACtagctcctctctccgtctgaATGTAGCCTCCGAATCAGGAGCGCACCGATCGGCTCGCACCATGGCCATCCGCCGGCCGGCTTCTCCGCAGTCTGCGGTGTATGGACGCCGCAGCGCGTTGGGGAGGCGTCGCCGGGtgtttccgcctttttcgGGCGCGCGGGCCTCGCCTGGTCTCTTTTGTCGCGATTGCCAGATTTTCCCGCCTCCAGGCTCCGTGCACTGCGACGATTGCCGAGTCTGCATTGAGGGCTACGATCACCACTGTCCGTGGACAAGCAAGTGCGTGGGGAAAGGCAACATTTGGGAGTTCCACGTGTGGATTATCTTGTCTCTCGTGACCATCTTCTACTACGGGCTAActgctgccttcctcggacaggaagagaacccCCGCGAAGGATCCTCTGCAGGAGCTGAGGTGCGCGCAGCCTTCAGAGGCGACCGCGGAGAGGGCGAGTGAAAGGCAAAAGgcgggaacggagagagaaaggggcgaaggcgccgaaaaagaggagaaagtgaaggacacgagagaaaggtgtggaggagacaagagggACGGCAAGCCACGTGGATCACGCGAGCATGAAggacaaagacgagacgaAGGCTGTTCCATGGGCACCTCAGACGAGCAGTtcagaagcgaga from Neospora caninum Liverpool complete genome, chromosome VIII includes the following:
- a CDS encoding putative sugar permease, which codes for MVQTRAQAAAAASPREPSPSPARGGRKALPPASGVQTERVHPVRKAAPKTPAGRPRRTSPPREKEAKEHAARGRKESPEEVEQRVSPETRQGEGLRRENRKSCGSPLLAAEGTTEEGRGAERGRKETDGEGAPAEGLIGKKAARHAKRKQNEGGDSQEEEASKFWSVLSFPVQLGGKGNKQLSSLASQCDASVSTVATLGSSRASPSSISSLFATQTGVSSKGNTDSDSEKAPLVASPNHTIRAPFPSLSPPSSLSRSSLSSSFASTWCRTASLFASSSRPSSSSRLSRLHLQQFILTFFCYSALYLTRKPFASARATLQRELRLSTADMGCIDTAFLSTYAFTQLLLAAPVAARFAHTLRTFFLLAYALSSFSCLFVAFAPPPLLRLPALLLAWAVNGAAQALVFPFLVSILRQWLSRLPRGGGGAFGVWSTCQQAGSMAASYVAAELLSSSSLLLLPLPEPRAPWRLVFLVPGLCVLLSGGMLFFFLIENPAARFAELEAEREEEKENGERPVGPKAARAELHAAGSESRTAGEMRKRRGEAERQVEDRESGTKLGTCSDAGTISRKESEPKEAPAVSAGQLLWTAAKVRGVGELCGAYFCMKLVRYLLINWLPLFLQTHLLLSPLQATWGSILFEAGGVAGAVLVGVLSDRLCSGRRFVVITPLCLLAACCALLLAERDPNTPSQLSVQLRVLLFLLGSCVAGPDSVLGGMAAADVCAEEAKRTKKDHEEGNEPREQDKQQLVATASCLVNGSGSIGSILQGTLTPLIVAHYG
- a CDS encoding putative zinc finger DHHC domain-containing protein gives rise to the protein MSPPFSSPSPSVSLSPSSSSSLSSSSSSSSSSSSSLSSSSSPPVSSSPRSSCPGARPLRSASQPTGFCLSRFHAGFLWGRARVGNIWILYRSARPDGLVLVLGPHWQFAVIMLGLKAAICCAFLFVAGRNVITSSRVLFAGGALLCSLSFLFFILTVLKDPGIPRMKSPVPAAVEREARRQVGKRQDLELRHLAEERESREAEEGRDLEAKRKTAVSAPARPGSPSLPSPSLLPSSSFSPLCVQSADASSPLPSSPHSGVAAVPQMAVCETRATAAKEENHLRTLSRSSCPQSSPSPSSLCARLPVLPGENVFPAHRFPALGDLESCWGDQMSPAQPGVCTPPVEVLDGNQREGREAEAEMGEPGRVFPRLFSTDPVTLASPQHERGVQTLRLGANEKVFQERIALSQTESSSWEETGENDEEGEEEEEDFERHSGSSRDAKYARLALKKPRWAVRERQRRFPARFRQLQNRGSYVSFDRSEDNSPTSSSCDSRSRSSSSSVEALETSSSLRLNVASESGAHRSARTMAIRRPASPQSAVYGRRSALGRRRRVFPPFSGARASPGLFCRDCQIFPPPGSVHCDDCRVCIEGYDHHCPWTSKCVGKGNIWEFHVWIILSLVTIFYYGLTAAFLGQEENPREGSSAGAEVRAAFRGDRGEGE